In Pyrenophora tritici-repentis strain M4 chromosome Unknown M4_contig_00021, whole genome shotgun sequence, a single window of DNA contains:
- a CDS encoding Trichoplein multi-domain protein, which translates to MSCINAAIEAIESRDPGDKFTYSEVARRFGVDRSTLSRRHQQIRGSNEAKSRNQQLLHPHQELQLLEHIDELTEAGLPPTRTMIQNFASAIAGRATSQSWVTRFFHRHPDAIISRWSTGLDRNRHRADSVYKYESYFDLLSTKMAQHHIRAQDVYNMDEKGFLIGVTGGDGNRDWITVIAAICADGSTLPPAIIYEATSGNMYARWVDDIAIDDPVYVTSSPSGWTNDQVGLAWLEQVFDRHTKEKAGNHTRLLILDGHGSHVTMEFIDYAIAHNIMLLHYLQASHGLLAVRKDDFYRLFKPAWDSSFIKKHALKAFKATGIAPIDPEVVLKKFRKSTLTAPPPLVNVSRATITNLINQAYDPSSIAANNLSEILLRLQAAKEIAEYEKDALRAALHVHQKPRNRHEPPLDLQQRKAFHSGALVKEKEKEKELLDKIELKEAKENNRIYQLKIKEAARAAREEAKKVRDEAKAVKAAELDAKRRDRDAAKAIQQPQSGKRKASKPAAKQQPKKRRVGGAGGGTLAEVAAPAPPPTTTRRGRAVNTPAKYR; encoded by the exons atgagttgtatcaacgctgcgattgaagctattgaatcgcgtgatcccggagataaatttacatactctgaggttgcgcgccgctttggtgttgatcgctctacgttgtcgcgacgccatcaacagatccggggctcaaatgaagccaaatcacgtaatcagcaactccttcacccacaccaggagctacagcttctagagcacattgacgagcttactgaggctggcttaccaccgacgaggactatgatccagaactttgctagtgctatagccggaagggctacctcccaaagctgggtgacgcgcttctttcaccgtcatcccgacgcgattatatcacgttggtcaactggtttggaccgcaatcgccaccgggctgattctgtatacaagtacgagtcgtactttgatctactatctactaaaatggctcagcaccatattcgggcgcaggatgtatataatatggatgagaagggattccttattggagtgacgggagga gacggcaacagagattggatcactgttatcgctgctatatgtgctgatgggagtacgttaccgcccgcgattatatacgaagctacttcgggcaacatgtacgccagatgggttgatgatatcgcaattgacgatccagtctacgttacctcaagtccctcagggtggaccaatgatcaggtaggcctggcatggctcgaacaggtgtttgatcgccatacgaaggagaaggccggcaatcacacacgcttactcatccttgacggccatgggagtcacgttactatggagtttattgactACGCGATCGCCCACAATATTATGTTACTC cactacctccaggcgagccacggtctcttagctgtgaggaaggatgacttctaccgtcttttcaagcctgcctgggactcctctttcattaagaagcacgcgttgaaggcatttaaagccactgggatagctcctatagatcccgaagtagtacttaaaaagttccgaaagtcaacactaacagcaccgccgccactagtgaacgtgagtagagctactatcacgaacctcattaatcaggcctacgatccgagctctattgcggccaacaacctctcagaaatactcctccgcctccaggctgccaaagagatcgccgagtacgagaaggacgcactgcgcgcggcgctacacgttcaccagaagccccgcaatcggcacgaacctcccctagatctacagcagcgaaaagcgttccattcaggggca ctagtgaaggagaaggagaaggagaaagagctacttgataagatagagttgaaagaggcaaaggagaacaacaggatctatcaacttaagatcaaagaggcagcgcgggcggcgcgtgaggaggcaaagaaggtgcgggatgaagccaaggctgtaaaggctgccgaacttgacgccaaacgacgcgatcgcgacgctgcaaaggctatacaacaaccccaatcgggcaagcgtaaggcttcaaagcccgctgcaaagcaacagccaaaaaaacgacgcgtgggtggtgctggcggtggtactctggctgaggtggctgcaccggctcccccaccaacaaccacccgacgcggccgggccgtcaatactccggcaaaatatagatag
- a CDS encoding Polyketide synthase module protein, which produces MTDITTCFPKDDPVPHEAPSLSTEPLAIIGVACRFAGDATDCGNLWKFLSEGRSAVGTVPENRFKVASYYHPDPEHGGTTCTTRGYFLKDNIYSFDTSFFKLPENDITAMDPQQKLLLENVYHALENAGLSAKDVATSRTSVFVGSSNNDHLAFANEDLEMCYKNKATGTSPSILANRISWFYDLRGTSQTIDTACSSSLVAFHQGCLSVRSKDSDMSIISGVNVIEHPAAFLQLTNLGVLSPDGQCFSFDHRANGYGRGEGVSTLIVKPLSSAIQDGNVIRAIVRATGTSHDGKTPGITLPSQTAQAALIRSVYASAHLDMDQTAYVEAHGTGTQVGDPLEIEGIVSAFETRARQRPLYIGSIKAGLGHLEGGAGLAGLVKAVLMLEQQAIPPAVNLEKVNPNIPTDANIQFAKHQIPWPCTGVRRVSINSFGFGGTNAHVVLDDADNYRNSSTRTRNDDILESEDTIPSIIESKETEDGGKPLVFVLSASDEQDLRKASEKLATHIRSVIGSENIRSETQYLKDLAFTLSEKRSALRWRSSFVASSLTELSSRLTAKSHSAFRSALKEERIAFVFTGQGAQWLGMGSSLMIYPGFRKSIEDASSYMKRLGSPWVLKGKLYL; this is translated from the exons ATGACAGATATCACGACTTGCTTTCCCAAGGATGATCCCGTACCACACGAGGCACCATCTCTTTCGACAGAACCACTAGCAATTATCGGTGTCGCTTGTCGATTTGCTGGAGATGCAACAGATTGTGGAAATTTGTGGAAATTCTTGTCAGAAGGAAGATCTGCTGTGGGCACTGTACCTGAGAATCGATTCAAGGTTGCAAGTTACTACCATCCAGATCCAGAACATGGTGGAACTACTTGCACAACTCGTGGCTATTTTTTGAAAGACAACATATACTCGTTCGATACATCTTTTTTCAAGTTGCCAGAGAACGATATCACAGCAATGGACCCCCAGCAAAAGCTTCTCTTGGAAAACGTCTATCATGCTCTTGAAAATG CTGGCCTATCTGCCAAAGACGTGGCTACTTCTCGAACATCTGTATTTGTCGGAAGCTCAAATAACGATCACCTGGCCTTTGCTAACGAAGACCTTGAGATGTGCTATAAGAACAAAGCTACAGGAACGAGCCCATCAATCCTGGCCAATAGAATTAGCTGGTTCTATGACTTGCGAGGGACAAGTCAGACGATTGATACAGCATGCTCGAGCAGTCTCGTAGCTTTCCACCAAGGCTGCCTGAGTGTCAGATCAAAAGATTCTGACATG TCAATTATAAGCGGAGTCAATGTTATTGAACACCCAGCAGCTTTTCTTCAGTTAACGAACCTTGGCGTACTCTCGCCTGACGGTCAATGCTTTAGTTTTGATCATCGTGCAAATGGTTATGGTCGTGGTGAAGGCGTTAGCACCCTCATTGTAAAACCACTCAGCTCCGCAATTCAGGATGGAAACGTTATTCGCGCAATCGTTCGTGCAACGGGAACGAGTCACGATGGCAAGACTCCAGGAATTACACTACCAAGTCAGACAGCGCAGGCTGCTCTGATTCGAAGTGTCTATGCTAGTGCACATCTAGACATGGATCAGACAGCGTATGTTGAAGCACACGGTACCGGAACTCAGGTCGGGGATCCCTTGGAGATCGAGGGCATTGTATCTGCCTTTGAAACCAGAGCAAGGCAACGACCACTTTATATCGGATCAATCAAGGCAGGTCTAGGCCACCTAGAGGGGGGCGCTGGGCTAGCTGGGTTGGTCAAAGCTGTTCTCATGCTGGAACAGCAGGCGATTCCACCAGCTGTAAACTTGGAGAAAGTTAATCCTAATATACCGACAGATGCAAACATTCAATTTGCAAAGCACCAAATTCCCTGGCCTTGCACAGGAGTCCGTCGAGTATCGATTAACTCGTTTGGGTTTGGGGGTACTAATGCACATGTGGTGCTCGACGACGCCGACAATTACAGGAACTCATCAACCCGAACGAGGAACG ATGATATTCTCGAAAGTGAAGATACCATTCCGAGTATCATTGAATCAAAAGAAACAGAGGATGGAGGAAAACCACTTGTAtttgtcctttctgcctcTGACGAACAGGATCTTCGAAAAGCCTCCGAAAAGCTTGCGACCCATATTAGGTCTGTTATAGGGTCCGAAAACATACGCTCAGAGACCCAATACCTCAAAGATCTTGCTTTCACTCTTTCGGAGAAACGTTCGGCGCTCAGATGGAGATCTTCCTTTGTCGCCAGCTCCTTAACAGAGTTGAGTTCTCGACTTACCGCTAAGAGTCACTCTGCCTTCCGTTCTGCCCTGAAAGAGGAACGGATCGCATTCGTCTTTACTGGCCAGGGAGCACAGTGGTTAGGCATGGGTTCAAGTTTGATGATCTATCCCGGCTTTAGAAAGAGCATCGAAGA